A part of Camelus bactrianus isolate YW-2024 breed Bactrian camel chromosome 7, ASM4877302v1, whole genome shotgun sequence genomic DNA contains:
- the LOC141578239 gene encoding uncharacterized protein LOC141578239, with amino-acid sequence MEQAATPGGRGLPCSLKQALALYQCLFRCPAGLGQLWAALQQVQEGQAYPSGLELPTVLLQMERSRRAQEQLLWDLELLTGVGLGLFWPHRAQLCGLRGQGQCAWSQCSMPHGRMDGGSEQWTSWSSRLCSSPPAEDSLNQTHQLLEGGQSVDPSSAWDLSEARSNADPRWESPGMPAESTPGCLQELNPTTTSSFGEPGSSEFKDLAQRDERGQAEPTTQRPGRSSSRSLQEKKLAQGAPGPSSFPSQGLSEPQDPLEGLGCSPGQERAELQKLLRTEMIQSQREEEPQEQKEETPQDQTGEAPQGKDKDFPQRKREKTQQGQSVEATQALREEEVPEGQRWEATQGENKEAPQGQDRNHSKCQRKEALLEQSEDSPQGPEVKILQSSEGRGCLSQALEVAQGEAPTLPSEEGGSLGIPGDFCRSVGEQMPQPESRESPGPRGRTNQLMQFKTDAWIGESASAVGEQGPAREGMWVPLPTPRPPAQPPLPGPGVVMLAARHTGDSGQLERLAAPSGHPGLVRDPHALQGPGGSPSPTEQEVGGSTGLPGALGESRGGAEAPNASKAAWPEPPGRKRSSAGVSAVQQEMALQRLLELHREARRRRRQDREQQRLRVLERLRIARNRHCRVHPLGPPPNPAQLPPQEDAAGQRRALREQLERAHRERTGRLRALGARNTQNFQQLLWPPGDEEPGEYRSPFPDSSSHC; translated from the exons ATGGAGCAGGCAGCCACTCCTGGGGGCCGAGGGCTCCCTTGTAGCCTCAAGCAGGCCTTGGCCCTGTACCAGTGCCTCTTCCGCTGCCCTGCAGGCTTGGGTCAGCTCTGGGCTGCCCTGCAGCAG GTACAAGAGGGCCAGGCCTATCCCTCAGGCCTGGAGCTACCCACCGTGCTGCTGCAGATGGAGCGGAGCCGGCGGGCCCAGGAGCAG CTCCTGTGGGACTTGGAGCTGCTGAccggggtggggctgggcctcTTCTGGCCCCACCGGGCCCAGCTTTGTGGTCTGAGAGGCCAGGGCCAATGTGCATGGAGCCAGTGCAGCATGCCCCATGGTAGGATGGATGGGGGCTCTGAGCAGTGGACGAGTTGG AGTTCCAGGCTGTGCTCATCGCCTCCTGCTGAGGACTCCCTGAACCAGACTCATCAGCTCCTGGAGGG GGGGCAGTCGGTGGACCCATCATCAGCCTGGGATCTAAGTGAAGCCAGGAGTAATGCAGACCCAAGGTGGGAGAGCCCTGGCATGCCTGCAGAGTCCACGCCTG GTTGCTTACAAGAGCTGAACCCCACGACCACCAGCAGTTTTGGGGAACCAGGAAGCTCAGAGTTCAAG GACCTGGCCCAGAGGGATGAGAGAGGCCAAGCAGAGCCCACAACCCAGAGGCCCGGTCGATCATCATCCAGGAGCCTACAGGAGAAAAAGCTTGCTCAGGGAGCCCCAGGACCCTCAAGCTTCCCCTCCCAGGGCCTGTCAGAACCCCAAGATCccctggaggggctgggatgCAGCCCAGGCCAGGAGAGAGCAGAGCTTCAGAAACTGCTAAGGACTGAGATGATtcagagtcagagagaggagGAGCCTCAGGAGCAGAAAGAAGAGACCCCTCAGGATCAGACAGGGGAGGCCCCCCAGGGGAAGGACAAAGACTTTcctcagaggaagagagagaagacacaacaGGGTCAGAGTGTGGAGGCTACGCAGGCTCTGAGGGAAGAAGAGGTCCCTGAAGGGCAAAGGTGGGAGGCCACCCAGGGTGAGAACAAAGAGGCTCCTCAAGGTCAAGACAGAAATCACTCTAAGTGTCAGAGAAAGGAGGCCCTCTTGGAGCAGAGTGAAGATTCTCCTCAGGGCCCGGAAGTGAAGATCCTTCAGTCTTCCGAGGGCAGAGGCTGTCTCTCACAAGCCCTGGAGGTGGCTCAGGGAGAGGCGCCTACACTGCCCTCGGAGGAAGGCGGCTCCCTGGGAATTCCGGGGGACTTCTGCAGGTCCGTGGGAGAACAGATGCCGCAGCCTGAAAGCCGGGAGAGCCCAGGCCCCCGGGGAAGGACTAACCAGCTGATGCAGTTTAAGACTGATGCCTGGATAGGAGAGTCGGCATCGGCCGTGGGAGAGCAGGGACCCGCCCGGGAAGGAATGTGGGTTCCCCTTCCGACCCcgaggcccccagcccagccgcCACTCCCAGGCCCAGGAGTGGTGATGCTAGCGGCCCGACACACTGGGGACTCCGGGCAGCTGGAGCGCCTTGCAGCTCCCTCGGGGCACCCGGGCCTGGTGCGCGATCCGCACGCGCTTCAGGGCCCGGGAGGAAGCCCCAGCCCCACGGAGCAGGAGGTGGGCGGCTCCACGGGGCTCCCGGGCGCCCTCGGGGAGTCGAGGGGTGGCGCCGAAGCCCCCAATGCCTCGAAGGCCGCTTGGCCCGAGCCCCCGGGCAGGAAGAGGTCGTCGGCGGGTGTGAGCGCGGTGCAGCAGGAGATGGCTCTTCAGCGGCTGCTGGAGCTGCACCGTGAGGCTAGGCGCCGCCGGCGGCAGGACCGTGAGCAGCAGCGGCTCCGG GTCCTGGAACGCCTCCGCATCGCCAGGAACCGCCACTGCCGGGTGCACCCCCTGGGACCCCCACCCAACCCAGCTCAGCTCCCACCACAG GAGGACGCGGCCGGGCAGCGGCGCGCCCTGAGGGAGCAGCTGGAGCGGGCGCACCGGGAGAGGACCGGGCGGCTGCGGGCTCTCGGAGCCAG GAACACCCAGAACTTCCAGCAGCTACTCTGGCCCCCTGGCGATGAGGAGCCTGGAGAGTATCGCTCACCATTCCCAGACTCCTCTAGTCACTGCTGA
- the SPMIP1 gene encoding protein SPMIP1 produces the protein MSRQLNMDTVRQNFWKEEYLREKMLRCEWHHKYGSMVKSKQKAKAAARLPLKLPTLPPKAPLSPPPAPKELPSKAPGPAPEAPIQSEMYPVLPATRALLYEGISHDFQGRYRYLNTRKLDMPEMRYLFPITTNFTYGWQLGPPVKQELVSCKMCRIESFFRKNGAFALLDPRDLAL, from the exons ATGTCTCGGCAACTTAACATGGACACGGTGAGGCAGAACTTCTGGAAGGAGGAATATCTGAGGGAGAAGATGTTGCGCTGTGAATGGCACCACAAGTATGGGTCAATGGTGAAGTCCAAGCAGAAGGCCAAGGCTGCAGCCCGCCTTCCCCTCAAgctgcccaccctcccccctAAAGCCCCACTCTCCCCACCGCCTGCCCCCAAAGAACTTCCTTCCAAGGCCCCCGGCCCTGCCCCGGAGGCTCCTATTCAGTCAGAAATGTACCCAGTACTGCCTGCCACCCGGGCCCTGCTGTATGAAGGCATCTCCCACGATTTCCAGGGCCGCTACCGCTACCTCAACACCCGAAAGCTGGACATGCCAGAGATGCGCTACCTCTTCCCCATCACCACCAACTTCACATATGGCTGGCAGCTGG GCCCCCCAGTGAAGCAAGAACTGGTCTCCTGCAAGATGTGCCGCATTGAATCTTTCTTCCGCAAGAATGGGGCCTTCGCACTGCTTGACCCCCGGGACCTGGCCCTCTGA
- the ATP6V1F gene encoding V-type proton ATPase subunit F: protein MAGRGKLIAVIGDEDTVTGFLLGGIGELNKNRHPNFLVVEKDTTINEIEDTFRQFLNRDDIGIILINQYIAEMVRHALDAHQRSIPAVLEIPSKEHPYDAAKDSILRRARGMFTAEDLR, encoded by the exons ATGGCGGGGAGGGGGAAGCTAATTGCGGTGATCGGAGACGAGGACACGGTGACTGGCTTCCTGCTGGGCGGCATAGGGGAGCTTAACAAGAACCGCCACCCTAATTTCCTGGTGGTGGAGAAGGATACTACCATCAATGAGATCGAAGACACTTTCCG GCAGTTTCTAAACCGGGACGACATTGGCATCATCCTCATCAACCAGTACATCGCAGAGATGGTGCGGCATGCGCTTGATGCCCACCAGCGCTCCATTCCGGCCGTCCTGGAGATCCCATCCAAGGAGCACCCCTATGATGCTGCCAAGGACTCCATCCTGCGCAGGGCCAGGGGCATGTTCACGGCTGAAGACCTCCGCTAG